The following coding sequences lie in one Gouania willdenowi chromosome 5, fGouWil2.1, whole genome shotgun sequence genomic window:
- the olfml3b gene encoding olfactomedin-like protein 3A, which translates to MRGLFVLFTLACLATAQHQALIDYLERRLLAIEDRISLWHEQTSRYASELRELKQQMVSQLTNLDKEKETLRMSLDSVGTRVDRVERELDYLETQNGAQPCVDVDDKLIEQQVTLVQEKQKTKYSKLSDCSDMISTIKAMKILKRVGGPKGMWTKDISGTSGKVYILNGTDGDTVHEFSSVQDFTRSLGVALSSELKLPSAWTGTGHVVYNNYVYYIKQAEEIMVVKYDMKSKTVVDSAVFPVQEHVPVYGLSPETALDLAVDEEGLWAIYATRQNERHISLAKVDANSLDIEQMWDTNCPRENAEGAFVICGTLYVVYNSKQPGRSRVQCVFDVNDMVTNEDAPLVYFPKRYGSHSSLKYNPQEQLLYAWDDGYQILYKLIMKKKLEV; encoded by the exons ATGAGAGGGCTGTTTGTCCTGTTCACCTTGGCCTGCTTGGCCACTGCTCAGCACCAAGCATTGATTGACTACTTGGAGCGGAGGCTGCTTGCTATTGAG GACAGGATCTCTTTGTGGCACGAACAGACCAGCCGTTACGCCTCCGAGCTACGCGAGCTGAAGCAACAGATGGTTTCACAACTGACAAACCTGGACAAAGAAAAGGAGACCCTGAGGATGAGCCTGGACAGCGTGGGGACGAGGGTGGACCGTGTAGAACGTGAACTGGACTATTTAGAGACCCAGAACGGTGCTCAGCCGTGTGTGGATGTGGACGACAAGCTGATCGAGCAGCAGGTGACTCTGGTACAGGAGAAGCAGAAGACCAAATATTCAAAGCTCTCAG ACTGCAGTGACATGATCTCCACCATAAAAGCTATGAAGATCCTGAAGAGGGTTGGTGGGCCGAAAGGAATGTGGACCAAAGACATCAGTGGGACCTCAGGAAAGGTTTATATTCTCAATGGCACTGATGGTGACACTGTCCACGAGTTTTCCTCAGTGCAGGACTTCACCCGCTCACTGGGCGTGGCTCTGTCCAGCGAGCTGAAGCTGCCATCGGCCTGGACCGGAACAGGACACGTGGTGTACAACAACTATGTGTATTACATCAAGCAGGCTGAAGAGATAATGGTGGTCAAATACGACATGAAGAGTAAGACTGTGGTAGACAGTGCAGTGTTTCCAGTGCAGGAACACGTCCCAGTGTACGGCCTGAGCCCAGAGACAGCCCTGGACCTGGCAGTGGATGAGGAAGGCCTCTGGGCCATTTACGCCACACGACAAAATGAGAGGCACATCTCTCTGGCTAAAGTAGACGCCAACTCTCTGGACATTGAGCAGATGTGGGACACCAACTGTCCCAGAGAGAACGCAGAGGGCGCGTTCGTCATCTGTGGCACCCTGTACGTGGTGTACAACTCCAAGCAGCCAGGACGCTCACGTGTGCAGTGCGTGTTTGACGTCAATGACATGGTGACCAATGAAGACGCTCCACTGGTTTACTTTCCAAAACGCTATGGATCTCACTCCAGTTTGAAGTACAACCCTCAGGAGCAGCTGCTGTATGCCTGGGACGATGGCTACCAGATCCTCTACAAGCTCATCATGAAGAAGAAACTGGAAGTCTGA
- the cdk2 gene encoding cyclin-dependent kinase 2, whose protein sequence is MDTFQKVEKIGEGTYGVVYKAKNKLTGETVALKKIRLDTETEGVPSTAIREISLLKELSHPNIVKLRDVIHTENKLYLVFEFLHQDLKKFMDSSSVTGIPLPLVKSYLFQLLQGLAFCHCHRVLHRDLKPQNLLINAQGEIKLADFGLARAFGVPVRTYTHEVVTLWYRAPEILLGCKYYSTAVDIWSLGCIFAEMITRRALFPGDSEIDQLFRIFRTLGTPDETVWPGVTSMPDYKPSFPKWARQDLSKVAPLLDEDGRELLGEILTYDPNKRLSAKNALVHRFFRDVTMPLPHLRL, encoded by the exons ATGGACACGTTTCAGAAGGTGGAGAAGATCGGAGAGGGAACCTATGGAGTGGTTTACAAGGCCAAGAACAAACTGACCGGCGAGACTGTGGCTCTGAAGAAGATCAGGCTCGACAC TGAAACCGAAGGCGTCCCGAGCACAGCCATCAGAGAGATCTCCCTTCTGAAAGAGCTCAGCCACCCAAACATTGTGAA ACTGCGCGATGTGATCCACACAGAAAACAAGCTCTACCTTGTTTTTGAGTTCCTTCATCAGGACTTGAAGAAGTTCATGGACTCCTCCTCAGTCACCGGTATCCCTCTTCCTCTGGTCAAG AGTTATCTTTTCCAGTTGCTGCAGGGCCTGGCCTTCTGTCACTGTCACAGAGTCCTTCATCGAGACCTTAAACCTCAGAATCTGCTCATCAATGCTCAGGGGGAAATCAAGCTGGCGGACTTTGGCTTGGCCAGAGCCTTTGGAGTACCCGTTCGCACTTACACACACGAG GTGGTGACACTTTGGTACAGAGCACCTGAAATTCTCTTGGGTTGCAAGTATTACTCCACAGCAGTCGACATCTGGAGTCTGGGATGCATCTTTGCTGAAATG ATCACTAGGAGGGCTCTGTTCCCCGGCGACTCGGAGATTGATCAGTTATTCCGAATTTTCCGCACTTTGGGGACCCCTGATGAAACAGTCTGGCCAGGAGTTACATCGATGCCCGACTACAAACCATCTTTTCCAAAGTGGGCTCGGCAGGATTTGTCCAAGGTGGCGCCACTTCTTGATGAAGATGGAAGAGAGCTGCTTGGA GAGATTCTCACGTATGATCCCAACAAAAGGTTGTCTGCTAAGAACGCTCTGGTACATCGTTTCTTCCGTGATGTCACCATGCCACTTCCTCACCTCAGACTCTGA